One Lucilia cuprina isolate Lc7/37 chromosome 4, ASM2204524v1, whole genome shotgun sequence DNA segment encodes these proteins:
- the LOC111678874 gene encoding LOW QUALITY PROTEIN: uncharacterized protein LOC111678874 (The sequence of the model RefSeq protein was modified relative to this genomic sequence to represent the inferred CDS: substituted 3 bases at 3 genomic stop codons), which translates to MHLRNLNILLTVLLLVIQTIKCYESRDNFDISPPVEPNYHIPIGLITDVNSEILRQTFDYAISIINSDLSVPLMGYQEEIDYGNSLQGFNRLCKLMQTGVGAVFGPSAKHTGTHLMNVCDSKDLPYVYSHMSEAIEGFNLHPHPLDIAKALHAIITEFEWTRFIFLYENSEYLSILNSLMSFYGTKGPIISVMRYDLNLNGNFKSVLRRVRKSVDSRIVVVGSTTSVAELLKQAQQVGIINEDYKYIIGNLDFHTFDLEEYKYSEANITGFRLFSAEQPEVQNLMLELGFIDDLEENEMITNGKHTNILIKFXINSFNFXXGSCPITTEMALIYDAVIAFAETTKHIHYMPQALNCSVFADNVQEDGSTFKNYMRSLLIDKNTLTGRIFFEGNVRKGFTLDVIELQSTGLVKVGTWEDNKNFTFQRPPQIKIMLDTDDNSMVNKTFRVLIAVPNKPYASLVDSHKKLDGNAQYEGYSIDLIKELADKLGFNFTFINGGNDYGSFNKTTNVTTGMLKEIVEGRADLAITDLTITSEREEVIDFSIPFMNLGIAILYLKPQKGEPTTFSFMDPFSKQVWKYLGIAYLGVSICFFILGRLSPTEWDNPYPCIEEPEELENQFTINNSLWFTTGAFLQQGSEIAPKALSTRTVAAIWCFFTLIMVSSYTANLAAFLTIENPTKVLENVKDLADNKGGVQYGAKRTGSTRNFFLTSEEEIYKKMNEYMLENPHLLTETNLEGVQRVVNSDVASGSTYAFLMESTSIEYNIVRECMLQKVGEPLDEKGYGIAMVKNWPYRDKFNNALLELQEQGVLAQLKQKWWNEVGAGVCNAKNDGGMVSALDFANLEGIYYVLIVGSTISMCYGIILWCFNVNKKARYYDVPFRDALTEEFKVLIDFTNNVRMLKSAHSVYSRSRHSSLDSFETDSGEESEDGSMEEDSDEKKSNIVQVKKMFYKNLYLLFSIILIVLKTTSAQYGGYSHYDDIPSSSADIITIGLLTDQQHEEMNIVVDFAIENVNMELQSALAVIRDQVPYGNSFLGYGKLCRMMKNGIAAVLGPSSKHTAFHLMSICDAKDIPYFYSFMGDAEAEAFNLYPHQDDLSKALYSLLTEFEWSRFIFLYESSEYLNILNGLMAQFGTNSPVITVLRYDLNLNGNYKTVLRKVRKSVDNRIVVVGSTETMPEFLKQAQQVGIINEDYKYIIANLDFHSFDLEEFKYSEANITSLRMFSPENNLVRELMEKLGHSFITEGFQNGSCPITMEMALTYDAIQLFAETTKHIPLKPTPLNCTDRSDSVRDDGSTFKNYMRSLNIHENTLTGRIYFEGNVRKGFTFDVIELQPSGIVQVGTWDETNNYTSQRLAPTNAIFENVDNSLANKTFIILLSVPNKPYASLVESHKKLEGNSQYEGYSVDLIKELSGKLGFNYTFVNGGNDYGTFNKTSNISTGMLKEIMEGRADLAITDLTITSEREEAIDFTIPFMNLGIAILFLKPQKAAPDTFSFMDPFNKDVWEYLGLAFIGVSLSFYILGRLSPTEWDNPYPCIEEPTELENQFTLSNSLWFTTGALLQQGSEIAPKALSVRTMASIWWFFTLIMVSSYTANLAAFLTVETPKVLIENVDDLAENKEGVVYGAKRTGSTRNFFLTSADPRYKKMNLFMEKHPELLTENNQEGVQRVIDAKDSEPKYAFLMESTSIEYNTVRECSLKKIGDALDEKGYGIAMRKNWAYRDKFNNALLELQEQGVLAKMKNKWWNEVGAGICASKKEQSDANSLNMKNLEGIYVVLVFGSGMALIHGIISWICFVIHKARSHKVPLKAAFVEEFKFVMEFTTYTRELKNSASIYSRSRNSSINIESLDNVLNTIDN; encoded by the exons atgcatttaagaaatttaaatattttgttaacagTTTTATTACTTGTAATACAAACTATAAAATGTTATGAATCTAGGGATAATTTTGATATATCACCACCGGTTGAACCGAATTATCATATACCTATAG GTCTTATTACGGATGTTAACTCGGAAATTTTAAGGCAAACTTTTGATTATGCCATATCGATTATAAATTCAGACTTAAGTGTTCCACTAATGGGTTATCAAGAAGAAATCGATTATGGCAATAGTTTGCAGGGTTTCAATCGTTTGTGTAAATTAATGCAA ACCGGAGTAGGAGCCGTTTTTGGACCAAGTGCCAAACATACGGGAACGCATCTTATGAATGTTTGCGATAGTAAAGATCTACCCTATGTCTATTCACATATGAGTGAAGCTATCGAAGGTTTTAATCTACATCCTCATCCATTGGATATTGCCAAAGCTTTACATGCCATAATAACGGAATTTGAATGGACTCGTTTTATATTTCTCTATGAAAATTCcgaatatttaagtattttaaatagtttaatgtCATTTTATGGTACTAAAGGACCCATAATATCGGTAATGCgttatgatttaaatttaaatggtaATTTTAAATCGGTATTGAGAAGAGTACGCAAATCGGTGGATAGTCGAATTGTAGTAGTGGGTTCAACTACCTCGGTGGCGGAATTATTGAAACAG GCCCAACAAGTTGGCATTATTAATGaggattataaatatattatcgGTAACTTGGATTTCCATACTTTTGATCTGGAAGAATACAAATACAGTGAAGCAAATATTACCGGTTTTCGTTTGTTCTCGGCCGAACAACCTGAAGTACAAAATCTTATGCTAGAATTGGGTTTTATAGATGATCTCGAAGAGAATGAAATGATAACAAATGgtaaacacacaaacatactaattaaattctaaattaatagtttcaatttttaataaggTTCCTGTCCCATTACCACCGAAATGGCTTTAATATATGATGCAGTTATAGCATTTGCCGAGACCACAAAACATATACACTACATGCCTCAAGCTTTAAATTGTTCGGTCTTTGCGGACAATGTTCAGGAAGATGGTTCTACGTTTAAGAATTACATGAGATCG CTTTTAATCGACAAAAATACCTTAACTGGTCGTATATTTTTCGAGGGTAATGTTCGTAAAGGTTTCACGCTGGATGTTATAGAGCTGCAATCAACGGGCCTGGTTAAGGTGGGAACATGGGaggataataaaaatttcacttttcaaAGACCTCCCCAGATTAAGATCATGTTAGATACAGATGACAATTCCATGGTTAATAAGACTTTTCGAGTATTAATTGCAGTACCG aaCAAACCTTATGCCAGTTTAGTGGACAGTCATAAAAAGTTAGATGGTAATGCTCAATATGAGGGTTATAGCATAGATCTGATTAAGGAATTGGCCGATAAATTAGGTTTCAATTTTACCTTTATTAATGGCGGTAACGATTATGGTTCCTTTAATAAGACCACTAATGTAACGACGGGCATGTTAAAGGAAATTGTAGAAGGG CGAGCCGATTTAGCTATAACAGATTTGACTATAACCTCAGAAAGAGAAGAGGTCATAGATTTCTCTATACCTTTTATGAATTTGG GCATTGCTATATTATATTTGAAACCTCAAAAGGGTGAACCCACTACATTTTCCTTTATGGATCCTTTTTCAAAACAAGTTTGGAAATATTTAGGCATTGCTTATTTAGGGGTATCCATATGTTTTTTCATATTGGGTAGACTTTCGCCCACAGAATGGGATAATCCCTATCCTTGTATAGAAGAACCGGAAGAATTAGAAAATCAATTTACCATAAATAATTCTTTGTGGTTTACAACGGGTGCCTTTCTGCAACAGGGCTCGGAAATAGCACCAAA AGCTTTATCAACCCGTACTGTGGCCGCAATTTGGTGTTTCTTTACACTTATTATGGTATCATCTTATACCGCCAATTTGGCTGCCTTCTTGACCATTGAAAATCCCACTAAggttttagaaaatgttaaagattTGGCCGATAATAAGGGCGGTGTACAATATGGCGCAAAACGTACTGGTTCCAcaagaaatttcttttta ACTTCCGAAGAAGAAATCTACAAgaaaatgaatgaatatatGCTGGAAAATCCTCACCTATTAACGGAAACCAATTTAGAGGGTGTACAACGTGTTGTGAACAGTGATGTGGCCAGTGGTTCTACCTATGCTTTTCTAATGGAATCCACTTCTATTGAATATAATATTGTAAGAGAATGTATGCTACAAAAGGTTGGAGAACCTTTGGATGAGAAAGGTTATGGTATTGCTATGGTGAAAA ATTGGCCATATCGTGATAAATTCAATAATGCTTTATTGGAATTACAAGAACAGGGTGTTTTGGCacaattgaaacaaaaatgGTGGAATGAAGTGGGTGCTGGGGTGTGTAAT GCCAAAAATGATGGTGGCATGGTTAGTGCTTTGGATTTTGCTAATTTGGAAGGTATCTACTACGTATTAATTGTGGGCAGTACCATATCTATGTGTTATGGTATTATTTTATGGTGTTTTAATGTCAATAAAAAGGCTCGTTACTATGAT GTTCCCTTCCGCGATGCCCTAACTGAAGAATTTAAAGTCCTCATTGATTTCACCAATAATGTGCGAATGTTAAAAAGTGCTCATTCTGTATATTCGCGAAGTCGTCACTCTTCATTGGATTCATTTGAAACGGATTCTGGTGAAGAAAGTGAAGATGGAAGTATGGAAGAAGATAGTGATGAAAA aaaatcgaaTATAGTgcaagtaaaaaaaatgttttataaaaatttgtatttattattttcgataattttaatagttttaaaaacaacatcTGCTCAATATGGTGGTTATTCCCATTACGATGATATACCTTCGTCATCAGCAGACATTATAACAATAG GTTTATTAACCGATCAACAACATGAAGAAATGAATATTGTAGTGGATTTTGCCATTGAAAATGTCAATATGGAGTTACAAAGTGCATTAGCTGTAATCAGAGATCAAGTTCCATATGGAAATTCTTTTCTAGGCTATGGAAAACTATGTCGTATGATGAag AACGGTATTGCAGCCGTTTTGGGTCCTTCCTCCAAACACACCGCATTTCATTTAATGTCGATATGTGATGCCAAGGATATACCATATTTTTATTCCTTCATGGGTGATGCAGAAGCTGAAGCCTTTAATTTATATCCCCATCAAGATGATTTGTCAAAAGCCTTATATTCACTATTAACAGAATTCGAGTGGTCACGTTTTATATTCCTTTATGAATCGtctgaatatttaaatattttaaatggttTAATGGCTCAATTCGGTACAAATAGTCCGGTAATAACGGTTTTACGTTATGATTTAAATTTGAATGGCAATTATAAAACGGTATTGAGAAAAGTACGCAAATCGGTGGATAATCGTATAGTGGTAGTGGGTTCAACCGAAACTATGCCGGAATTTTTGAAACAG gCCCAACAAGTGGGCATTATTAATGAGGACTATAAGTATATCATAGCAAACTTAGATTTTCATTCATTCGATTTGGAAGAATTTAAATATAGCGAAGCTAATATAACAAGTTTAAGAATGTTTTCGCCTGAGAATAACCTAGTTAGAGAACTAATGGAAAAATTGGGTCATTCGTTTATCACCGAGGGATTTCAGAATG gttCTTGTCCCATTACCATGGAAATGGCTTTAACCTATGATGCCATACAACTTTTTGCCGAAACTACCAAACATATACCACTCAAACCGACTCCATTAAATTGTACCGATCGCAGTGATAGCGTTAGGGATGATGGctctacttttaaaaattatatgagatcg CTTAACATACATGAAAATACCTTAACGGGACGCATTTATTTCGAGGGTAATGTTAGAAAGGGATTTACTTTCGATGTCATCGAATTGCAACCGTCGGGTATTGTTCAGGTGGGCACTTGGGATGAGACAAATAACTATACTAGTCAACGTTTGGCACCCACAAATGCTATATTTGAAAATGTGGACAACTCATTGgccaataaaacatttattatctTACTATCAGTGCCG aATAAACCTTATGCCAGTTTAGTGGAAAGTCACAAAAAATTGGAAGGCAATAGCCAGTATGAGGGTTATAGTGTGGATTTGATTAAGGAGTTGTCGGGGAAATTGGGTTTCAATTATACTTTTGTTAATGGTGGTAACGATTATGgcacttttaataaaacttctaaTATATCAACGGGCATGTTAAAGGAAATTATGGAGGGC CGAGCCGATTTAGCTATAACCGATTTGACGATTACCTCGGAAAGAGAAGAGGCAATTGATTTTACTATACCGTTTATGAACTTGG GTATTGCCATTTTGTTTCTAAAACCCCAAAAAGCAGCACCAGATACATTTTCCTTTATGGATCCCTTCAATAAAGATGTATGGGAATATTTGGGTTTGGCTTTTATTGGAGTGTCGTTGTCGTTTTATATACTAGGACGTTTATCACCCACAGAATGGGATAATCCTTATCCCTGCATAGAAGAGCCCACAGAACTGGAAAATCAATTTACATTAAGCAATTCTCTATGGTTTACAACGGGAGCTCTACTGCAGCAGGGTTCAGAAATAGCACCTAA AGCTCTATCGGTAAGAACTATGGCTTCTATATGGTGGTTTTTCACCTTGATTATGGTCTCATCATATACAGCCAATTTGGCGGCCTTTTTAACAGTTGAAACTCCcaaagttttaattgaaaatgtagaCGATTTGGCGGAAAATAAGGAAGGTGTAGTGTATGGTGCTAAACGTACGGGTTCCACTAGGAATTTCTTTTTG ACTTCGGCCGATCCtcgttataaaaaaatgaatctATTTATGGAAAAACATCCCGAACTGTTGACAGAAAACAATCAGGAGGGTGTACAACGTGTTATAGATGCCAAAGATTCTGAACCAAAATATGCTTTTCTAATGGAATCGACATCTATTGAATACAATACCGTTAGAGAATgttctctaaagaaaattggTGATGCTTTGGATGAGAAGGGCTATGGTATAGCAATGAGAAAAA aCTGGGCTTATCgagataaatttaataatgctTTATTGGAACTTCAAGAACAAGGTGTTTTagctaaaatgaaaaataaatggtGGAATGAAGTGGGTGCTGGTATATGTGCG TCAAAGAAAGAACAAAGTGATGCCAATTCCTTGAATATGAAAAATCTTGAAGGTATTTATGTGGTACTGGTTTTTGGCAGTGGTATGGCATTAATACACGGCATAATAAGTtggatttgttttgttatacaCAAGGCTCGAAGTCACAAG GTACCTTTGAAAGCGGCCTTTGTGgaagaatttaaatttgttatggaATTTACCACCTATACCAGAGAATTGAAAAATTCTGCTTCAATTTATTCACGCAGTCGTAATTCTTCGATAAATATAGAATCATTAgataatgttttaaatactaTAGATAATTAA